One stretch of Eretmochelys imbricata isolate rEreImb1 chromosome 1, rEreImb1.hap1, whole genome shotgun sequence DNA includes these proteins:
- the LOC144278087 gene encoding olfactory receptor 52N2-like translates to MSDSNTTEFTNPSTFILLDTAHVWISIPFCTMYVIAILGNFTILFIVKMELSLHGPMYYFLCMLAVTDLVLSTSTLPKMLAIFWFNSKEINFSACLTQMYFIHCFVVMESGIFVAMALDRYVAVCHPLRHSTILTNHVVAKIGLAIVLRGSMLVLPYPFLASQWPYCRTNIIPHSYCEHIAVVKLACTDIRISSYYGLFVAFLMTCLDVFCITMSYTQILRAIFSLPTKDTRLKTFGTCSSHLCVILIFYIPSLFSFLMHQFGHNLALHFHMIIANLYLLVPPMLNPIIYGVSTKQIRDRLLQLFTHKWT, encoded by the coding sequence ATGTCAGATTCTAACACAACTGaattcaccaacccctccacatTCATCCTTCTGGACACTGCGCATGTCTGGATCTCGatccccttctgcaccatgtATGTCATAGCCATtttggggaacttcaccatcctgttcattGTGAAGATGGAACTGAGCCTCCATGGccccatgtactatttcctctgcatgctggctgtcacCGACCTGGTCCTGTCCACGTCTACCCTGCCCAAAATGTTGGcaatcttctggttcaattccaaggagatcaatttcagtgcctgcctcacccagatgtacttcattcACTGCTTTGTAGTGATGGAGTCTGGGATCTTTGTGGCCATGGCTTTGGATCGCTATGTGGCCGTCTGCCATCCCCTGAGgcattccaccatcctgacaaaccATGTGGTGGCCAAGATTGGCCTGGCCATAGTGCTGCGTGGAAGCATGCTCGTACTGCCCTATCCCTTCCTGGCGAGTCaatggccatattgcagaaccaacatcatcccccACTCATACTGTGAGCACATAGCCGTGGTAAAGCTGGCCTGCACTGACATCCGCATCAGTAGTTACTATGGCCTCTTCGTGGCATTTTTGATGACCTGTCTAGATGTATTTTGTATCACCATGTCctatacccagatcctcagggccatcttcagcctccccaccAAGGACACCCGGCTGAAGACTTTtgggacctgcagctcccacctctgtgtcATCTTAATCTTTTACATCccatctctcttctccttcctaaTGCACCAGTTTGGGCACAATTTGGCCCTGCATTTCCACATGATCATTGCCAATCTGTACCTCCTCGtgccccccatgctaaaccccatcatctatggGGTGAGCACCAAACAGATCCGGGACAGGCTTCTCCAGCTCTTTACTCATAAATGGACTTAA